One region of Chryseobacterium sp. C-71 genomic DNA includes:
- the rimP gene encoding ribosome assembly cofactor RimP, whose translation MEFRKNIETLLNTFLETREDLFLIDLKISAADDVTVILDGDNGVTLQDCLDASRAIEFNADRDEHDFSLQVMSAGLSEPLATPRQFNKNLGREIEVMLADSTTIEGELAKVNDEKITLILRYRKPKDIGKGKVDVEEEKEILYSEIKKALVVVKF comes from the coding sequence ATGGAGTTTAGAAAAAATATTGAAACATTATTAAATACTTTCCTCGAGACTAGAGAGGATTTATTTCTTATTGATTTAAAGATTTCTGCAGCAGATGATGTCACTGTGATTTTAGACGGTGATAATGGGGTGACTTTACAAGATTGTCTTGATGCAAGCCGCGCCATAGAGTTTAATGCAGATCGTGATGAGCATGATTTCAGCCTTCAGGTAATGTCAGCAGGACTAAGCGAGCCTTTGGCAACGCCAAGACAGTTTAATAAAAACTTAGGAAGAGAAATCGAAGTGATGCTGGCAGATTCTACAACAATAGAAGGAGAGCTGGCTAAAGTAAACGACGAAAAAATCACACTGATTCTTCGTTACCGAAAACCGAAAGATATTGGGAAAGGTAAAGTAGATGTGGAAGAGGAAAAAGAAATTTTGTACTCTGAGATTAAAAAAGCGTTGGTAGTAGTTAAATTTTAA
- the nusA gene encoding transcription termination factor NusA, with protein MDNIALIESFGDFKDEKGISKIDLMAIIEDSLKTLLRKRFDSDDHFDVIVNPDKGDFQIFLNKTIVEDEMSEDDDLEIEITEAKKIDPTFEVGEDFTMEIPVAQLGRRNVLTLKQILATKLQEHNNAMLYEQFKDKIGEIVTGEIHHIRHKHVILLDDEENEFILPKENQISSDFFKKGENIRAIVESVDFKGSKPQIIISRTAPKFLEKLLELEIPEIQDGTIILKKAVRIPGEKAKIAVDAYDDRIDPVGACVGVKGSRIHGVVRELRNENIDVIQWSNNPEILVKRALGNVTINKIDINEETNYAMVYTPVEEISKVIGKQGQNIRLASWLTGYEIDVYREASEDDDVDLREFNDDIEQWILDEFKKVGLTTAKSVLDKDTESLLKMVDLEEETIDDVKNILKAEFED; from the coding sequence ATGGATAATATAGCGTTGATTGAATCCTTTGGTGATTTTAAAGACGAAAAGGGGATCAGTAAGATCGATCTGATGGCAATTATTGAAGATTCTCTGAAAACTCTTTTGAGAAAAAGATTTGATTCTGATGATCACTTTGATGTCATTGTAAACCCTGACAAAGGTGACTTTCAGATTTTCTTGAATAAAACAATCGTTGAAGACGAAATGTCTGAAGATGATGATTTGGAAATCGAAATCACTGAAGCGAAGAAAATTGACCCGACTTTTGAGGTAGGTGAAGATTTTACAATGGAAATTCCGGTGGCTCAGTTGGGAAGAAGAAATGTTTTAACATTGAAGCAAATCTTGGCTACGAAATTGCAGGAGCATAACAATGCGATGCTTTATGAGCAGTTTAAAGATAAAATCGGGGAAATCGTAACAGGAGAAATTCACCATATTCGTCACAAACATGTAATTTTGTTGGATGATGAAGAAAACGAATTTATTTTACCAAAAGAAAATCAAATTTCATCAGACTTTTTCAAGAAAGGTGAAAATATCAGAGCTATTGTAGAATCTGTTGATTTTAAAGGATCTAAACCTCAGATTATTATTTCAAGAACAGCTCCGAAATTCTTGGAGAAATTATTGGAATTAGAAATTCCTGAAATTCAGGATGGAACCATTATCCTTAAAAAAGCAGTAAGAATACCGGGAGAGAAAGCGAAAATCGCTGTTGATGCTTACGATGACAGAATAGATCCTGTAGGAGCGTGTGTCGGAGTAAAAGGATCAAGAATCCACGGTGTGGTAAGAGAATTAAGAAACGAAAATATAGATGTAATTCAGTGGTCAAACAACCCTGAAATATTGGTGAAGAGAGCTTTAGGTAATGTTACCATCAATAAAATTGACATCAACGAAGAGACAAACTACGCAATGGTTTATACTCCTGTTGAAGAGATTTCTAAAGTTATCGGTAAGCAAGGTCAAAACATCAGACTGGCTTCATGGTTGACAGGTTACGAAATTGACGTGTACAGAGAAGCTAGTGAAGATGATGACGTTGATTTGAGAGAATTCAATGACGATATCGAGCAGTGGATTTTGGATGAGTTTAAGAAAGTAGGTCTTACGACTGCAAAATCGGTTCTGGATAAAGATACAGAAAGTCTATTGAAGATGGTTGACTTGGAAGAGGAAACAATCGATGACGTTAAAAATATCCTTAAAGCAGAATTTGAAGATTAA
- the infB gene encoding translation initiation factor IF-2, giving the protein MPKIRLNKAVKEFNISMSRMVEFLQSKDIVVESNPNAQLDEAAYSALEAEFAKDGEQRKASHEVVISKVPEEKLEIEEYKTPEVIRAKANKPETRILGKIDLEPKKPEAVEVTPPPAPAPTPVEEKKEVVEEVKEPVKEEPKVVSETKPTPEKQEFKVLDKIDLSQIEGNRNRPAKKDKPKVEEVKAQPKAAEPVKETPKPVEKPIEKVEEKKPEPAAEEPQESQKIETVYQKLDGPKIVGEKIDLTQFAPKPNAAKKKRKRIEKPGGPNQNTGNNQQGGNNQGGQNRPQGQNGPGGNRPPGQGGPQGNRPPGQGGQNRPGGPGGNRPPGQGGQNRPAGQGGGNRFGNNNRPGQRTMPVELTDEQVKNQIKETLEKLTNKGGKSKSAKHRKDKRSYRREQDERQQEADARDTSLKVTEFITVGELASLMDVSATEVISACFSLGVMVTMNQRLEADTLLLVADEFGFKIEFSDADLEEADSEEDIDTEESLVSRAPIVTVMGHVDHGKTSLLDYIRKTNVIAGESGGITQHIGAYNVKLENGQRITFLDTPGHEAFTAMRARGAQVTDIAIIVIAADDDVMPQTKEAISHAQAAGVPMIIAINKVDKPNANPDNIRQQLSGMNILVEEWGGNVQAQEISAKMGNNMDVLLEKVLLQAEMLELKANPNRAAQGVVIEASLDKGRGYVATMLVQTGTLRVGDYVVAGKNHGKVKALLDERGKNLEEAGPSIPATILGLDGAPTAGDKFRVYADESEGKSIANKREQLQRELSIRTKKHTTLEELGRRIALGEFKELNIILKGDVDGSVEALSDQLQRLSTEEISVNILHSGVGQITESDINLAAASDAIIIGFNVRAGANAKELADREEIEIRTYSIIYKAIDEVKEAMEGMLSPEIQEQVIGNVEIREVFKISKVGTIAGCMVLTGKVTRQSKVRLLRDGIVKFDGELESLKRFKDDVREVTKGYECGLNLKGYNDIEQYDILEVYEEVAVKKKLK; this is encoded by the coding sequence ATGCCAAAAATAAGATTAAATAAAGCGGTTAAGGAATTCAATATATCGATGTCGAGAATGGTAGAATTTTTACAGTCTAAAGATATCGTAGTTGAAAGCAATCCTAACGCTCAATTAGATGAGGCGGCATATTCTGCATTGGAAGCTGAGTTTGCCAAAGATGGCGAGCAGCGTAAAGCTTCCCATGAGGTGGTTATTTCTAAAGTTCCGGAAGAAAAACTGGAAATCGAAGAATACAAAACCCCTGAAGTAATAAGAGCTAAAGCTAATAAACCAGAAACCAGAATTTTAGGTAAAATTGATTTAGAGCCTAAAAAACCTGAAGCTGTGGAAGTAACTCCTCCTCCGGCACCTGCACCAACTCCTGTTGAGGAGAAAAAAGAGGTTGTGGAAGAAGTGAAAGAGCCAGTGAAGGAAGAACCAAAAGTGGTTTCTGAAACTAAACCAACACCTGAAAAGCAGGAGTTTAAAGTGTTGGACAAAATCGATTTGTCTCAGATTGAGGGAAATAGAAACAGACCTGCCAAAAAAGATAAGCCTAAAGTGGAAGAGGTGAAAGCACAGCCAAAAGCTGCTGAACCTGTAAAAGAAACCCCTAAACCGGTTGAAAAACCAATTGAGAAAGTGGAGGAGAAAAAGCCAGAACCTGCAGCAGAAGAGCCTCAGGAATCTCAGAAGATTGAAACGGTTTATCAAAAATTGGATGGGCCAAAAATTGTTGGTGAGAAAATTGACTTAACGCAGTTTGCGCCTAAGCCAAATGCTGCCAAAAAGAAAAGAAAAAGAATTGAGAAACCGGGTGGTCCTAACCAGAATACTGGAAACAACCAACAAGGTGGAAATAATCAGGGTGGACAAAACCGTCCTCAAGGTCAAAACGGTCCAGGTGGAAACCGTCCTCCGGGACAAGGTGGTCCTCAAGGGAACAGACCTCCGGGACAAGGCGGTCAAAACCGTCCAGGTGGCCCGGGTGGAAACAGACCTCCAGGGCAAGGCGGACAAAACCGTCCTGCAGGACAAGGTGGCGGAAACCGTTTTGGAAACAACAACAGACCTGGTCAGAGAACAATGCCTGTCGAATTAACAGACGAGCAGGTTAAAAACCAGATCAAGGAAACTCTTGAAAAACTAACTAATAAAGGAGGTAAGTCTAAATCTGCTAAACACAGAAAAGATAAGAGATCTTACCGTAGAGAACAGGATGAGCGTCAGCAGGAAGCAGATGCAAGAGATACTTCATTAAAAGTTACAGAATTCATCACGGTCGGAGAATTGGCAAGTTTGATGGATGTAAGTGCAACTGAAGTAATTTCTGCTTGTTTCTCTCTTGGAGTAATGGTTACCATGAACCAAAGATTGGAAGCTGATACCTTATTATTAGTAGCTGACGAATTCGGATTTAAAATTGAATTCTCAGATGCTGATCTTGAAGAAGCAGATTCTGAAGAAGATATCGATACAGAAGAAAGCCTTGTTTCAAGAGCTCCGATTGTAACGGTAATGGGACACGTTGACCACGGTAAAACTTCATTATTGGATTACATCAGAAAAACCAACGTTATCGCTGGTGAATCTGGAGGAATTACTCAGCACATCGGTGCATACAATGTGAAACTGGAAAATGGTCAGAGAATTACATTCTTGGATACACCGGGTCACGAAGCCTTTACCGCAATGAGAGCGAGAGGTGCACAGGTTACAGACATTGCAATTATCGTAATCGCTGCCGATGATGATGTAATGCCTCAGACGAAAGAAGCTATTTCTCACGCACAGGCTGCAGGTGTACCGATGATTATTGCAATCAACAAGGTAGATAAGCCGAATGCAAATCCTGATAATATCCGTCAGCAACTTTCAGGAATGAATATTCTTGTGGAAGAGTGGGGTGGAAATGTACAGGCACAGGAAATTTCTGCTAAAATGGGTAACAATATGGATGTCCTTTTAGAGAAAGTATTGCTTCAGGCAGAAATGCTTGAATTAAAAGCTAATCCTAATCGTGCTGCACAAGGAGTTGTCATTGAAGCGTCATTAGATAAAGGTAGAGGGTATGTAGCAACGATGTTGGTACAAACCGGAACTTTAAGAGTTGGAGATTATGTAGTAGCTGGTAAAAACCACGGTAAAGTAAAAGCTTTGCTTGACGAAAGAGGGAAAAACCTTGAAGAAGCAGGTCCATCTATTCCGGCAACGATCTTAGGTCTTGACGGAGCGCCAACGGCTGGTGATAAATTCAGAGTTTACGCAGACGAAAGCGAAGGTAAATCAATAGCTAATAAGAGAGAGCAGTTACAAAGAGAACTTTCTATCAGAACCAAGAAACATACGACACTTGAAGAACTAGGTAGACGTATTGCTTTAGGAGAATTCAAAGAATTGAATATTATCCTGAAAGGTGACGTAGATGGTTCAGTAGAAGCGCTTTCTGATCAGTTACAAAGATTATCAACAGAGGAGATCAGTGTCAACATTCTTCACTCAGGTGTAGGACAGATCACTGAGTCTGATATCAACTTAGCTGCAGCTTCAGATGCAATTATCATCGGATTCAACGTAAGAGCCGGTGCCAACGCAAAAGAATTGGCAGATCGTGAAGAAATCGAGATCAGAACCTATTCTATTATTTATAAAGCAATCGATGAGGTAAAAGAAGCGATGGAGGGAATGCTTTCTCCGGAGATTCAGGAGCAGGTAATTGGTAATGTAGAAATACGTGAAGTCTTCAAGATTTCAAAAGTCGGAACCATTGCAGGTTGTATGGTTCTTACCGGAAAAGTAACAAGACAGTCAAAAGTAAGATTACTAAGAGACGGTATTGTGAAATTCGACGGTGAGCTTGAAAGTTTAAAACGTTTCAAAGACGATGTAAGAGAAGTTACAAAAGGCTACGAATGCGGATTAAACCTGAAAGGTTACAACGACATCGAACAGTACGACATTCTTGAAGTATACGAAGAAGTTGCTGTGAAGAAGAAATTGAAATAA
- a CDS encoding helix-turn-helix domain-containing protein, which yields MTLGTKLNKLRTGRNLTQVQIAEKLHISQNAYNKWESDKAKPAMENLMKIADFYETDVYDLLDEKSIVQTNNDKSIGYIEGEVTINNTFSEELIESIIKNQQDITHLVQAQNKLIEGLLKK from the coding sequence ATGACTTTGGGAACCAAACTCAATAAGCTAAGAACAGGGCGCAACCTTACGCAGGTGCAGATCGCAGAAAAACTGCACATCTCGCAAAACGCTTACAATAAGTGGGAAAGCGACAAGGCAAAACCTGCCATGGAAAACCTGATGAAGATTGCAGATTTTTATGAAACGGACGTGTATGATTTATTGGATGAAAAATCAATTGTTCAAACTAATAATGATAAGTCTATTGGGTATATTGAAGGTGAGGTAACAATTAACAATACTTTCTCAGAAGAATTGATAGAAAGCATTATCAAAAATCAGCAGGATATTACCCATCTTGTACAAGCACAGAATAAGCTGATAGAAGGCCTTTTGAAGAAATAA
- a CDS encoding DUF6705 family protein, with amino-acid sequence MKYLLLIITFFTLSCKAQIVSLETMAKCREENPTILCPDNWTYEKDLNNLLDKYIGTWKGNFNGKYYEINLKKGLYQDLTLSEKKSDILVGRLRITDSNLNIYYNNFSELNDDKTNFSGLGFQSDLKAYKMYFVGNSVGCAEYGDVYLRIQPSTPAQMTILMLPDNDIVVEGKCPTNFQPTIPYKQLIHLTKQ; translated from the coding sequence ATGAAGTACTTATTATTAATAATAACCTTTTTTACTCTTTCGTGCAAAGCACAGATAGTGTCATTAGAAACAATGGCGAAATGTCGAGAAGAAAACCCAACGATTCTTTGTCCAGATAACTGGACTTATGAAAAAGATCTTAACAATTTATTGGATAAATATATTGGAACATGGAAAGGAAATTTTAATGGAAAATATTATGAAATTAATCTTAAAAAAGGACTATATCAAGATTTGACACTTTCTGAAAAAAAAAGCGATATTCTTGTTGGTAGACTTAGGATTACAGATTCTAATTTGAATATATATTATAATAATTTCAGTGAACTTAATGATGACAAAACAAACTTTTCAGGATTGGGATTTCAATCTGACTTGAAAGCTTATAAAATGTATTTTGTGGGCAACAGTGTAGGGTGTGCAGAATATGGAGATGTTTATTTAAGAATACAGCCTTCGACACCTGCGCAAATGACTATCCTTATGCTTCCGGATAATGATATTGTTGTTGAAGGAAAATGTCCTACAAATTTTCAGCCTACAATACCATATAAACAACTCATTCATTTAACAAAGCAATAA
- a CDS encoding DUF6705 family protein: protein MKNIILVLSFLMFTTISCSAQNTMSLEEAAVYPEQLDGRMLPPNTTYLKDINNSLNKYVGTWRGNLNGKKYEYNLIKKINDGSPDGKVRRDRLVGRLRITDSNGNVVYNTFTEPDDNNTNFFGKNFQSDLKAYKMYFVGNSVGCAEYGDVYLRIKPTTPNQMTILMLPDNDIVVEGVCPANFQPTIPYKQLIHLTKQ, encoded by the coding sequence ATGAAAAATATAATTTTAGTACTAAGCTTTTTAATGTTCACAACGATTTCTTGTAGTGCTCAAAATACAATGAGCCTTGAAGAAGCAGCAGTTTATCCTGAGCAGCTGGATGGAAGAATGTTACCACCAAATACTACATATCTTAAAGACATTAATAATTCTTTAAATAAATATGTTGGAACTTGGAGAGGAAACCTTAATGGAAAAAAGTATGAATATAATTTAATAAAAAAAATTAATGATGGTAGTCCAGATGGAAAAGTAAGAAGAGACAGATTAGTTGGAAGACTTAGAATTACAGATTCTAATGGAAATGTAGTATACAATACTTTCACTGAGCCAGATGATAATAATACAAATTTTTTTGGGAAGAATTTCCAATCCGATTTAAAAGCTTATAAAATGTATTTCGTTGGAAATAGTGTAGGATGCGCAGAATATGGAGATGTTTATTTAAGAATAAAACCTACAACTCCTAATCAAATGACCATACTAATGCTTCCGGATAATGATATTGTCGTTGAAGGAGTTTGTCCTGCTAATTTTCAACCTACAATACCTTATAAACAACTCATTCATTTAACAAAACAATAA
- a CDS encoding DUF6705 family protein has translation MKNIFLLLIIFLLPTISCKSQTISLEQAVMYEQQTGTIPQSTTYIKDVNNSLNKYIGIWKGDLNGNTYEFSFIKKENIGGYDVNWDFLVGRLKVLDSNGNIIYNTYNEPDDLKTKFKGDNFQSDLKAYVMYFVGNSVGCAEYGDVYLRIQPSTPAQMTILMLPDNDIVEEGVCPTNFQPTIPYKQLIHLTKQ, from the coding sequence ATGAAAAATATATTTTTACTTCTTATTATATTTTTACTTCCAACGATATCTTGTAAATCTCAAACTATTTCTTTGGAACAAGCTGTAATGTATGAACAGCAAACAGGAACTATTCCTCAAAGTACAACTTACATAAAAGACGTCAATAATTCATTAAATAAGTATATAGGAATATGGAAGGGAGATTTAAATGGAAATACTTATGAATTTAGCTTTATTAAAAAGGAAAATATAGGGGGATATGATGTAAATTGGGATTTTTTAGTGGGTAGATTGAAAGTTTTAGATTCTAATGGAAATATAATTTATAATACATATAATGAGCCTGATGATTTAAAAACTAAATTTAAAGGAGATAATTTCCAATCTGACTTAAAAGCCTATGTAATGTATTTCGTTGGAAATAGTGTAGGATGCGCAGAATATGGAGATGTTTATTTAAGAATACAGCCTTCGACACCTGCGCAAATGACTATCCTTATGCTTCCGGATAATGATATTGTAGAAGAAGGAGTTTGTCCTACAAATTTTCAGCCAACAATACCGTATAAACAACTTATTCATTTAACAAAGCAATAA
- a CDS encoding S8 family serine peptidase: protein MKKTYFLIMFLPVLIFSQTAEERRKIAESSDKVANAALSQELKNDESKRRIRISDYLNQNPNAKKIVKDDVSGKIELTDILANGTPLYTSTSNAGSAITARATSLYNGGSLGLNIQGQGMIVGVWDGGPVRDTHQEFMVDGFTKVSILDFTSSMSDHGTHVAGTIAAKGVMAAARGIAFNSSIKSYDWNDDLAEMQTEASSGLLMSNHSYGPSLNNNNQLWFLGAYTNDARQVDALCYNNPYYLPVFAAGNDRDKAAIPYGTQNSSKFGYDLIAGDGVAKNVLTVAAVLEVAQYVDNNSVFISSFSNYGPTDDGRIKPEISAKGVNVRSTTSNSDTSTGIKQGTSMAAPAVTGVVALLQQYHNQLYNNFMRAATVKGLIMHTADEAGGATGPDYEFGWGLINAESAAKIIRDKNLTSNRSVIRELSLSNGATYTQTVNMTTSTPLKVSISWTDPAPLLANVNNGTTDLSTKYLINDLDVKVTSSNGTVYYPWKLQGLTNVFAPASNSSTNDVDNFERIDIPNANGEYTITVTHKGTLTNLNQNFTLIVNGQNLSTLNTIDVKTKEDQIQIYPNPVKDVLYIKNNNNVEAHVAVLDASGRILLRESVKDSKINVEALTPGNYLLIYSDKQNREVSTKFIKK from the coding sequence ATGAAAAAGACATATTTTTTAATAATGTTCTTGCCTGTGCTAATCTTTTCTCAGACTGCAGAGGAAAGAAGAAAAATTGCAGAAAGTTCAGATAAAGTAGCCAACGCAGCACTTTCTCAAGAGTTGAAAAATGATGAAAGTAAAAGAAGGATAAGGATATCTGATTACTTAAATCAAAATCCCAATGCAAAAAAAATTGTTAAAGATGATGTGTCAGGAAAAATTGAGCTGACCGATATCCTTGCAAATGGTACTCCTTTATATACTTCGACGTCTAATGCAGGGTCTGCGATTACTGCCAGAGCCACTTCTCTATATAACGGTGGTAGTTTAGGGTTAAATATTCAGGGACAAGGAATGATCGTTGGTGTATGGGATGGTGGCCCTGTTAGGGATACTCACCAAGAGTTTATGGTAGATGGATTTACAAAAGTATCGATTTTAGATTTTACATCATCAATGTCTGACCATGGAACTCATGTAGCTGGAACAATTGCGGCAAAAGGAGTAATGGCTGCTGCAAGAGGTATAGCATTTAACTCATCGATAAAATCTTACGATTGGAATGATGATCTTGCAGAAATGCAGACTGAAGCTTCTAGTGGTTTGTTAATGTCGAATCACTCATATGGACCAAGTTTGAATAATAATAATCAACTTTGGTTTTTAGGGGCATATACGAATGATGCAAGACAAGTAGATGCACTGTGCTATAATAATCCTTATTACCTTCCTGTCTTTGCAGCGGGTAATGATAGAGATAAAGCTGCTATTCCTTACGGAACACAAAATTCTTCCAAGTTTGGTTATGATCTCATAGCTGGAGATGGAGTTGCTAAAAATGTACTTACTGTTGCAGCTGTTCTGGAGGTTGCACAATATGTGGACAATAACAGTGTATTTATATCATCATTTAGTAATTATGGGCCAACTGATGACGGAAGGATTAAGCCTGAAATTTCTGCGAAAGGAGTTAACGTGAGATCCACAACAAGTAACTCAGATACATCAACGGGTATAAAGCAAGGAACTTCAATGGCTGCTCCTGCTGTAACAGGTGTTGTAGCGTTATTGCAACAATATCATAATCAGCTATACAATAATTTTATGCGCGCAGCAACTGTTAAGGGTTTAATTATGCATACTGCTGATGAAGCTGGTGGAGCTACAGGACCCGACTATGAGTTTGGTTGGGGGTTAATAAATGCAGAAAGTGCTGCAAAAATAATCAGAGATAAAAACTTAACTTCTAATAGAAGTGTCATACGTGAATTAAGTCTTAGTAATGGTGCAACGTATACACAAACTGTTAATATGACCACTAGTACGCCTTTAAAAGTGTCTATTTCTTGGACTGATCCGGCGCCTTTGTTAGCGAATGTTAATAATGGTACTACAGATCTTTCTACAAAATACTTGATTAATGATTTGGATGTTAAAGTGACTTCTTCTAATGGTACAGTTTATTATCCTTGGAAATTGCAAGGTTTGACAAATGTATTTGCACCAGCCAGTAATAGTTCAACCAACGATGTAGATAATTTTGAAAGAATTGATATTCCAAATGCAAATGGGGAATATACTATAACTGTAACTCATAAAGGTACATTGACCAATTTAAATCAGAATTTTACTTTAATTGTAAATGGTCAAAATCTTTCTACGCTTAATACAATTGATGTCAAAACAAAAGAAGATCAAATTCAAATTTATCCGAATCCAGTAAAAGATGTTTTATATATTAAAAATAATAACAACGTCGAAGCTCATGTTGCTGTATTGGATGCCAGTGGTAGAATATTGTTAAGGGAATCTGTTAAAGATTCCAAAATAAATGTAGAGGCTTTAACTCCTGGAAATTATCTGCTAATATATTCTGATAAGCAGAACAGAGAAGTTAGTACAAAGTTTATTAAAAAGTAA